GGCGGCAACATGCGACGACTCACGCAACGCCAGGGAGAGAACCGCTACCCCGCGTGCAGCCCGGACGGGCGGCTCGTGGCCTTCTTTTCGACCACCAAGACGGGCCAAGGCCCCGGCCTCTACCTCATGCCCGTGGGGCGCCCGTGGCTCGCGAAGAAGGTCTCGTCCGACGTGGGGCAAGGCCTCCAGTGGGAGCGCGTGGGCCGGCCCTGAGCGCCCCGAATCACATGCATTCTACATAGGAGCCTCAGCCCCCGACGGCGCGGAGCACGAGGTCGGCGTGCACGTAGAGGCAGAGCGTGGCCACGATCACGAGCGCGTGGAACACCTCGTGGTAGCCGAACACCGCGGGCCACGGATCGGGCTTCTTTTTGGCGTAGACGAGCGCGCCCACGCTGTAGAGCACCCCGGCGCCGATGATGCACAGCGCGGAGGCCCCTCCGGTCACGGGGACGCGCGTGTACACGGCGAAGGCGCCCGTCCACCCGAGCACCACGCACACGACGGCGGTGACCCACTTCGGCGCGTGGGCCCACAGGAGCGACTTCACGACGCCGAGCAGCGCGCCGGCCCACATGGCCACGAGCGCCACGCGGCTCCCGTCGGCCGCGGGCACGATCGCGAGCAGCGGCGTGTACCCGCCCGCGATGAGCACGAAGATCGCCGAGTGATCGAGCTTTCGCATGCGCGCCCGCGCCTCGGCCGTCCAGTCGATGCGGTGGTAGAGGGCGCTCGTGCCGAAGAGGAGCGCGACCGCGAAACCGAAGGCCCCACAACCGAGCTTACCCGTCGTCGTGTGCGCCCTCGACACGAGCCACGCGGTGAGCGCAAACGACAGGACGAACGCCACGGCGTGCGACGCGCCGCGAAGCTTTGGTTTTTCGACCACGACGGGCCCCGCCATTGCCATCATGTGGGAGGGTGTACTCCACTCTCCGCCCGCCGAAAAGTCGCGTCGTCACGAAGAAGGCACACGGGAGCGAGCGCCTTCCGATTGACTCGGCCATGGCGCCCGGGGCACGGTCCGAAGATGCCTCGGAACGTGGTCTTCGTCGCTCCCTTCCCCGCCGAAACGACGATGCGCTTCGTGCGCGCCGTGCGAAAGCTCGAGGGCGTGCGCCTCTTGGGGGTCGTCCACACGCCACCCTCCGGCGAGGACGCAGGCATCTACGACGACGTGGTGCGCGTGACCGATCCGCTCGCGACGGCCGACATCGTCGAGGGCACCCAGGTGCTCGCTTCGCGCCACGGCGCGCCCGACCGCATCGTCGGCATCCTC
The DNA window shown above is from Myxococcales bacterium and carries:
- a CDS encoding hemolysin III family protein; this encodes MMAMAGPVVVEKPKLRGASHAVAFVLSFALTAWLVSRAHTTTGKLGCGAFGFAVALLFGTSALYHRIDWTAEARARMRKLDHSAIFVLIAGGYTPLLAIVPAADGSRVALVAMWAGALLGVVKSLLWAHAPKWVTAVVCVVLGWTGAFAVYTRVPVTGGASALCIIGAGVLYSVGALVYAKKKPDPWPAVFGYHEVFHALVIVATLCLYVHADLVLRAVGG